The sequence gatgaaaaaatgaaataaatctaatggtacatttgtgtcattttacaataaaattctgttaaattcacagtttttgaaagtgaaaaagaaaaagtcatctTATGATCAACAGTGAAAAACCATAAATTGGCATtgtcagaattttctttttttttatttctctttttttcgttttttttttttattgaaacaaggcctgagagttttttttattatcagttttattatCAGTAATAGCTAAATTAGTTTAATATTACATCTtgatgttaaattaatgtttattgtattttttttttatttcacataaatattttagTGTTACCGCAACATGTAAGAAATTTATTTGTGATGAACTTTGATTCAtaatgtgtgggttttttttatcACCTTCTGTTTTTTGGTGGCTGTCAGTAAATTTTAAAGATACAATACACAGATATGGACTTTTCCTGCAAAAATTGCTCATATTAATAATGGGGGTGGGGTGTGCTGCAATATAGCTAGATATTAATGCAGAAGATCACTTATCATCGTTATATATCATCAAAAGCATGGTATGACTTTCTGTAAGCTTCTTTGAAATGATTTGTGAAATgcactttacaaataaatttgacttatTTTGCTGAATGATATAGCAAACAGCTCTTATCAGCACTATATATCTTAAAAATGACCTTAGCATCTTCCTCCACGTATTTGCCTTTGATGTGAAGGGTAACACCATTTAACACTAATGCAGGCTTGTGAAACACATTCCTTTGGCCTTGTTTCCAGCTTGCCAGAGCACCTGAGATGGTTGCCATGGTTTCCTGGTCACATATGTTCTGATGATGCAGATCAAGTATCTGTTGAAATGATCTTCAGCTTCATGTGCACCGTTTGAAGATTCCATCCAGGAAGGCATTTCACTGCACGCACAAACATGCATGTGAATGTGTATTCAAGACATCATGcctcatatataaataaatatataacaggcCAAGAGAGAATGAAGCTCTGAAGGTGTCGTTGTTCTCTAGAGGACTAAAGCATAAGTGTTCAAATACTCACACGCAGCAGGCGCTGACAGAGCTGGACAGTTTGGTCACAGTGTGTGCAAACACAGTGTAACAGTGGCGAGAGTGGGTGTGATTGCAGACTGTCTCTTCGGCTGTGCTCGAGTGGCACGACCGTttttctaaatgcaaaaaaaagttttatataagaTTAAAATACTAGTTGATGACATGAAGCCTGCAGTTTGTGTGAATGCATGAACATCCTATGTTCTTCTCTAATGAAGACTAATACGATTCATTGTCCTAATTAAAATGGCAATTAATAACTCATTCTCATAGTTTGCATTTGTGAATAGTACTGTACAACATAATAATCTAAGACCCTTGTTAAGCATGGTGTGGTTCGAGCCCAAGAAGTGAATAATGCATTCAAATtataacatgacaaaaataaattaaataaaaaaaataaaaaaataataatgcagtgaCCAGGGAATTAGTAAATTTAAATACACTAATAATACACACAAAGACATTGTTAACATAACATCAAATacataagacattttttaatcccttagtgtgacctttgacctgtactCATAATTCTGTATGACTGTCCTCTCCATGTTATatgcaattttgtgtgtgtgtgtgaattaaaagTGGTTGATAAAAGTGGTGATAtaccaaatatttaataaataagtactgCAGTGCGTAGATTCTactactttttgttattttttttctctaaaaacgATGGTaaaggttatatttttatttgaagtaaaaataaaatattctttccatgtaattaaatgtttcattagcATTTAgggcaaaaaaggaaaaatgtgtaCCTAGGTGTAAGGTGTCAGATGCAGACAGACGCTGTTATGTTGTTACATTTGAATGTCAAACAATTATAGGCAAAATTCTTAATTGCGTAAAATATCACACACTTCTCATCCACTCATACTACAGTATTCGTCACAACAATATATGAACCTTTTGGTAATTCATTTTTGATTCAGTTCGTTTTATTCACTTGGATAAGAGGCGAAGAGTCTTAGGCTAATAAAAAGACATGTTCAGTTGAACGTGATATGAAAACTtttttgccacacacacacacacaaaaaaagttaattaaaaaatattttatacagtggtggccaaaatgattcgaacactagtattttcaccagttaaaaaaaaaaatagttttaagtcagttatttctatcttttgctgtagtgtatcagtaggaaatatcagtttacatttccaaacattcattttgctattaattgtaataatccaataacacatattattacttttttcgttaaatataaaaacattttaaagtacaaaGTAATGATAGGTGTGCAGGCCCCAGATTTTATCTTTATCCTCTCCAACACTGCCATCTGGTgttgaaatgtgaaaaatatgcTCCACGCATTAATTCGACtgatcatttttaatgtaaatacattCGTGGGTCACACCCTTTtgaaactactgaaaaaaaaaaaaaacagatatgcGCCCAAGTGAACATGTATCGCTCTTATCCGAGAAATAGCCTACACCTACTGCTATTTATCACGTATTGACATAACTTCTCGATTAATATCTCAAATACGAATAAGCACTATTTTAATACCTTCTTTTCAAGGTCTAATCTATATACGTTACCTAACATTAATGCTCATCATCAACCGGAAGTCCACGAGCGCTGTCTCAGCACCTCCCCTCTCTTCCGCTCGGATGTCCTTGTAGCTATGGAAACTCATCAGCGGTAGCATCCTCCAGTGTGTCCACCCCGTCGTCTGGACAGCTAAGCTAAATTCGTATGTAAAACATCTCTTCAGAATGGCGATTGGGCGTCAAACGCTTTACTTGGCGCTCTTTTCATGGATGTGTGAGtaagatttctttattttctgtgaaTTTGTTTGTAGGTCTTGTTGAATAGGCGGTCGTGGATCCGTGTGATGGCATTCTCGCGCTGACCCCTGCTGCTAACGCTTTACTAGCCATTTAACGCCACGCTCAATTTTAGTGCAAACACAGTTCGCGTTTTCTAGTAAGATGGGAACGTTAAAATACAGAGTAATTGGTTTATATCGCCAAGGGTTGGAATACAGCGACCGTGTctcaaaacccagtgagctgcctGCTCTGACATCATATTTGGGCGCGTTCGAACGTTCTAATATGAACATCCTATATTCGAAGATGCTGTTTAGGTAACGTTAGGTAGTTCTCTAGGGGTTGAGACACAGCTCTAGTTTGTATTCCTCAGCATGCTTCTcatgcttgtgtgtgtctgtgtattaaTAGCCTAATTGAGAGTCGCTTTAATCAGATTacccatgtaaaaaaaataaaaaataataaaaagaaaagaggtacactttagcatatgtttaaaaagaggaaaaaaatactaactgaatattattaattgcatgttatttacaattaaattaaaatgtattgtagtttaaatatatatataatgtaactaGTTCAACTTAAGAATGTTTCTGACTTTTGTAATTTCATAGTTATTTATATTGCTTTTGAAATATAGTGTGTACTGGCAAGCATTTATGATAAGCTAAATTCCAGTTTAAAATGTGTATGTCATTAAATATAGTTTGTTAATTACACATTAATGATgatgcaatttagtacatttaaaatatattgaatatcaaGTACTTTATGTGCTTTagtacagtattttaatatttagtgtccgcagcacattaaaataagtgtacttaaatCACGacgaaaaatattaaaacattataatttaaaatgtactttaaagtaaaacttttaatttgaaaagtttttaaaagtttaattatgtgtgttaagaaacagacATGAAAGTGTACTCTTTTTAATTAAGTACGCTTTTTTTCagcaatattacattattaatatagttTTCTAAAGAAATATGCTTTAAGCTTTGAAGTACACTATAAGTGCAGATTCAATACACTTAAGCTCACTTCTTTCTCACAAAGAAAACCAACTGTTTAAGATCattgttgaattattttattgtagCTGACATGTTTTTGAGGGATTTCAGGTCACATGTTATTGGACTCAACCttatcttttcattttcttctcaGCACAATGTGCCTCTGTGCAAGTTGTGTGATGTGTGAAGAGGTGtcgcttcattcattcattctcaaaGCCGCTGCTGTTGGTCAAAGTGTCCTGAATaccaatatactttaaaatgggCTCAACTTCAGCCTTCATTTTCACTTTGTCCAGTGACGGGATCTTTGTGCTGTCAGAACTGTGGAGAAGAGTTTTTTGTAAACAGTCGTGCGATAAAGAATGTCTCAAGCCAAAGATCACAGCACAACCTCCCCCTTCTCTCccactctttctttttctgtctttcttttaagTTAGTCTGTTTGTCATTTGTAATGCTACAACAATCAGCTATTGTCTTGTAAAGTAATTATCCACCAAGTATGCAATCAAAACAACCATAAACCGGAAtcataattaacataaattaacacaaatattaaaaagggGGCTTTTGTTATGTTTAGAGTGGATATGCAGAAATGTTTTATtgggatttgtgttttttttaactgtttaactgttaCATTCTTCATGTACATTCTtctcatgtatatataaatatgtatgtatgtgtgtgtgtttgtgtacatacaTGCTTCCCAGCGGTGGATAATGTAGCTTGTCTAATCGAGAAATGTCAACAGCAGTTGTAAAAATAGACCATGATGCATGCGATGGGAAAGTCAGCCTTGGAAACCGGAAACCTTGAAGTTCTCCAGCTGTTGCAATATGACTCTTTGCTCTAGTCTTCCATAAAGTGCCTCTTTACAGTGGTTAAATGGAGCAGAATTCAGTTCATCAGTTTTGTCAGAACTGTCCCATGTGTAGCTATTCCTCGAGATGACAGTCTAGGTGATGATTAAACCCCACAGATGTTTGGCTTGTGCTAACTGAAGTCTGTCTTAAGCTTTGCAGAAGTCCATATGGTAAGATTTTAATCTGATGCTAAAGCCACAGATTATCACATATGGATCACTGTAAATACACTCTGTGGATTTCATGAGATTATGTGAAAGTGGAAAATGCATCTGGAAATAGCAAATGCTCTAAACCCCAAATGATTTTCTCATATGAACGAAGCCTATCGGGACTGTCAAGCTTTGCCAAATAATTTGTTTCATATTTGCCTTTTCATTATTTCACACTGTCTGGCCTTTTTGAGTTAGTACAGACAGACTAATAACTGAAAAAACACACAAGCTCTTCTAAATATATCCATGAATATTCAACAGCAGTTTGTTCAGGTCTGGGTACAGTTTCCCCAAGATACTTAAAAAGTTTATTCTTCTATTACGCTTTCCATAAACACCATAAAAAACTGAGTCACCCATTACTAAAATTCATAAGGTTTTTCATctttaacattaaaacagaaaaaaataatcagagaAGTAGATATGTAGaggctttgtttttaaacatgaaagtataaataaatctcacaaaaacatgtttgGGACTGGGTCATATCCGATATTAATTCTCAACAATGATTCTCATTATATTCTCATTACTGTAGTGCAGTGATGAAAAATGTTCCTGCCCgcacacaatatattaaaatcagaATAAATTAAAGCCAGTACAACGAATATTATAATTGAAACATCTTAAAAGGGCtatatttaagatattaatttaataaattataataaatgagtgAAGAGGCAACACAGAATGAGAATGTTAAGGCAGTaatgtctattaaattatttacttttttttttaaattacgtattatatataataatgtttaaaatactttGGTATTATACAAAGTATACCTTCGTATACTTTGGTATACAGTGgtataaaaatgtcttatttttgtaCTGTTCTTGACAGACCTGTTATCTGTTCTTTGTCATCTGTTGCAGGCAACAGTACAGCTTCTGCTGTAATTctcaaaacagctgaaaaatcCGTATGGACAAATGAATTTGAGTGTAAGTCTTATATGAAGCTGTTTAGTAAGATttccagtgttggggagtaactatttacatttaacagtgttacgtaatttaattctaaaataaatgtaactgtaatcttttacagttactgagaaaaatgtgtagggctaattaaattacagttacttatgaaaatgttaatgattacaaagggggttacatctgaatactttctgtaagAAGCTAggatatgttaaataatatatatttcttgcTTTGCATTTTGATATGCATGATGCCTTCTGCCATTTAAAGGCCATTTAGTACAGAAATGCTATTCTGATGCTGTTGATATAGTATAGTAatagtaaccttcccaacactgaagATTACTTCATTAATGTCTGCATAAATTGACGGCTATTTCTTGTTTCTTTAAAGCGATTGAGTTGACCTGCTTGATAGAGTCCATTTCTACAAACAATCCCAGAATTGAatggaagaaaattaaaaatggtgtACCCAGCTATGtctatttccaaaataaaatttcagGTGACATATTCTTTCTCTCAGAAAATAATGCTGTTTATTTGTTGACAGTGTTTAAGCTAAAttcaactgaactgagctgctTTATGTTCTCAGGTGACTTGGAGCACAGGGCTTTGCTGAGAGAGCCTGCAAACCTTCTGATCCTGAACGCCAGCAGATCGGACACAGCTCAGTATCGCTGTGAGGTGGCGGCCATCGATGACCAGAAGCCCTTTGATGAAATACTAATCAGTCTCGCTGTAAGAGGTACTGCTGGAATAGTTCCTCTCAGGTACAGCAAAGGGAACATTCTGTGAGTTTTAATCCATGGTTATAACTCTCAGTAATGTTGCACTGAAATGCCCGATGAGAACAGAACTGATTGAACTGTCCGGATACCACATGTTTTTAGTGGGGGGCGTGAGGGCCGATGCCTATGTTGAGTGATCAAGCAGGTTGCCAGCGATTTACATTTGTGTCTGGGAgaagcataatataatataaagcgGAAGAAGGGCATTTAGAAGAAGTGTCCGATGCCGAGAAGAGGTATGTACAGATGCACGAGAAGCTGTCTCACCTTTGCAGGTtcttttaaactgattttaaagttGGTCTGGAAATGAAAAAATCACCTCTGGTTATTTTTCTCAATTACCCTGAATGGAAATCCTGGGAAAaagctgctgttttgttgtgGATGTGCTGCAGTTGAAGCGGGTGGATGCCCAGGAACGATAGATGTTTCTTGGCCGGACGGCGGTTACGGTGGGTTCAAGCACTGAACTGCGCTTGTATTGAGA is a genomic window of Cyprinus carpio isolate SPL01 chromosome B15, ASM1834038v1, whole genome shotgun sequence containing:
- the LOC122134462 gene encoding junctional adhesion molecule 3B-like, whose translation is MAIGRQTLYLALFSWMCNSTASAVILKTAEKSVWTNEFESIELTCLIESISTNNPRIEWKKIKNGVPSYVYFQNKISGDLEHRALLREPANLLILNASRSDTAQYRCEVAAIDDQKPFDEILISLAVRGTAGIVPLRYSKGNIL